TGCTCCTTGTGTGGCATAATCAACAGAATATCCACTTTGTGAAGCCTGTCATTGGTCATCAGGAAATTAAGTTAACACATCGGATAAACCACAGTGGAAACATGTAATACTACTACAAAGCTATGTTTTTGGATCTACGCATTTTTATATAATAACTAAGAAAACAATGAGGTGGGTCACAAACCAGTACCAAAACAACAGACAAAGGTTAGAATTGAATGCAAACAGAGTTTAAAAAACATGGTATGCAGACTCCAATTGTTTGTTTATCATACCTGTGTTGAGAACTCCGGAATGTTATAAGCAACATGTGATCCTTGAGACTTAAAATCATCACCCAAGAAGTCCTAGTCAATTGATCAAGAGAATTAATATCAAAAGAAGTTCAGAGGGCAGTATATCACTCATATGAATGCATTGGCCTAAGTTCATCAGATGTTATACCTGTGACATACCCCCCATGGAAAACCCATCACGGAAAGATTGGCTAGGCCCTTGAACAGGCATCTGTTTGTGTGGGGAAAAAAAATCAGCACAAAAGatggaaaataaaaagaaaacaaaccAATAAAAGGAGATACTAACATTAGAAACAAAACCGGGTTGTGATAATGGACCACCAACAGATGGTTGGCCATTGGGGCTATCCAGAGGAAAGTTGAAACTAGGCCCGATATTTCCAACAGGTTGCTGTGAACCTTGTTGGTGCGGTAGATGACTGCCAATAGGAGCAGAACTGCCACGGCCAGCACCAAAACCACGGTTTCCAGGCTGAGGGACTTGAGGAACTGCTCCTACAGGGCCATGTACAGCACCTCGAGATGGAATGGCATATGGCTGAGATGGTGGTGCGCCATGATATGGAGGAATAGGAACTCGAGTCATGGGGAATCCAGAAGGATGCACTGCTGGCTTGTGTGTACCATTAGGTGCTCCCGGTGGCATGTAACCTGAAAAAAACCATTCAGCGGCTCAAATAACATACAATAGTAACTATTAGAATTCATGTTAATACAATACAATGGTAAGAAAAATGTACACACtgggagagagagaagagagagagagagagggggggggggggctgtTAGGTATATCATACCTCTACCACGACTACCTCTTCTATCACCACTTGCACCGGTCGTTGAACCTGGTGTAACATTATCGGAAGGCACAACACCGGCGGCCGCACCATAGAAAAGTCTACGATCATTATATATCTGTATCAAATTGGGAAAGTTAGCCATGTATAACAACAATAAATGATATATACCAAAagtaaaatgaaaaaaagagtTTAAAATATAATATACCTTCTTGGGTTTCTGAAATTGAACCATACTCTGCTTCAAATTACTGAGAGGTCCCTCTACCAAGCACTCATGCTCCTTAATCAAAACAAAGCAAAATTTTGCAAGCAGAACATAAGCAAATGTACATAAATATAACCAGGAATTATTAGCATAGTTTTATCAGGAGCCCAACAATCGAAAACACATCAATATAAATATACGTAAACAGCAGGAGAAATAACTCACCTTACtaatgcaatttttttttcagaaCACAAGACATTAATACAGGCACTAATTAGAGATTTACCTTATAATGAGTCAATAAGCCATTCCAAAGTGGCTGCTTGCTCAGAACTTTAGGATTCCCCAAGATGACAATACCATAACGAGCACGTGTCAGAGCAACATTGAGTCTACGGGGATCGTTGAGAAATCCGATTCCCTAAACATAACAAGTAGTTAGCTTATGTAAAACTTTTAGTGTACCACGGGGTTCTGGAGATGCAAAAAGGGATGTCAGATGATAGAACTGAAAAttctgaaacggaaatattgtggTTTAAAGAAAGCAACGTGAACAAAAAAAACTTGGGAAACATGGTATGATCTACTAAGTGGTAGAACAgaagtaaaaaaaattagaggaaaggaaaataaaatatgaaaCAATTTTTTCCCATCTCTTCCAAACCTTCCAATGAAACCCCACAATACAGGTTCTATTTTTAAAACCAAGCACAGGAAAAGTCACTTAATTCTTTTACTTTTCCATCCATAATAGATCAAGAGACCGGTAGGAACCAAATGAGTCAAAAAAGATTGTATATGTAAGCCGTATACACACAATCAACGAGTAGGAGGCTTGCCACCACAACACACCCTCTGAATCACACATACCAAATTCATGAACCATCTTCCCGTAAAAAGCAACatgaaacaaattagaaaataGATAAAAGAATGATTAATCACCTGGTGTTCGTTACTCCTAACACAAGACAATATTATGTAATCTTTTTCTCTACCCTGGAATGAATCAACACTTGCCACCTATAGGACAAAGAGAAATCAAAATCTGAACATGCAATTATTTATACAATAAACTGAAACCCATTCTCATATGCTACCTCAATTTCCTTGTAAAGTTGCTGCCTGAGTGCTCCATTCCTCGACATATAGTTCACAATGTAGGCCCTTTGCCCTTCATAGGGTGTTATAACCCCAATCTACAGCATGTCAAAACAACAAAATACCAAATTTATTCACAGGAGAAACATAGATTGGTAGAATACAAACAGGCGAAAAGGTTAATAAAACCcatcaaaagaacaaaacagAAACAGTAATATACCTGACTAGGGACCACGCCACTCCTCAAGAATGAAGTCACTATTTTCTCAACGTTTGCAGCCTCTGTCCGGTTGAGATACGATGTTCCACTAGCACTAATCTCCTCTTGCCCCATCTGTGATTAAATACAAGTCAAAGACTTCAGATAAAATATGGAAAAGAAGTTAGCATGAATATCTACACCCTAACTGAATCACCGCATCCTTTGGCCACAGTCTACATTACACCATACCTGGACATAGAAGAACATTGGGCGATTCGGAACCGGCCATGGAAAATCGATTCCTGTTGATTGTCTTTCATTAACGGTCACGCCATTTTGGAGTGTACCTTCATAGAAGCTATTGGAAGGAAACTCTGAAAGCGCTGGATGCATACGATATTGAACCTGTAATTCATGTAGTAACTAATCAACAACATTGCAAAACCAGCAATCAAGGATGATTCATATTGGCCAAAAATAGGAAGTATATTTGTGGCAGCGATTAAAGAGATTGGATCATTCCCTTAGGAAACACGAaagttaaaacaaaaaaaaaagcatttctgaattaattatattatattcAAACAAAAAATGCATGGGACAGACAGAGAACCTGCAGCCTGATGGGCTTCACACCAAGCAACACAAGGCGCTCAAAAAGAGACTGTGCTAGTCCAGCTCGAGCAGCTTTCTTGCACATTATTACAGGACCAAGTTGGCAGTGGTCACCAACAAGAACAACCTGAAAGGACAAAACCATATAGTGAAAATGACGTCCAGAAGCGCCTCATCTTTCTGCAAGAACTAATGATAGAATTTGCACAAGCATGTGTCAAACTAAACTGAAACTAACCTGCTTTGCTCCAAGAACCAGTGGTATGAGACACTCAGGTTCTGTTGCTTGTGTAGACTCATCAATGAGTACCTAAAGTTGGAAAGTGAGTAAACCATGCAGCACAAACACTATCCAAATTACAATCATTTCAAGTGTATTGCATTTTTACCTGACGGAATCTGAAATTTGAAAGACGTGGATCTCCAGCTCCAACACAAGTGCAACAGATGACATCAGCACTCTGGGCTATCTCCCTCTCCGTTGCTCGTTTCAACGCTTTGTACTTTTTCTCATCACTGCTAGACAATTCTCCTGAAAAAATCAAAGAATCGAGCTTACAAATAATAAGATGAAAATACAAGCTCGCAAAGCACGCGCTGTATATTCTTTGTCAATTCTTCTTTTAAAGAAAATACAAAGAACACTAAATTTCTTCCAGGAACACTGGCACCAAAGACTCCAGACAATTCCttgcaaaacaaaacaaatatgaagtaTGTGGTATGGGACACAAGTCACACAATGACCCCTTCCAAACCCCtcaggaaaaaaaaacataaaggaCGAACACCTTTTCAACATCAAAGGAGGGAGGACGGACAAACAAAGTAAGCAAAAAGTCACCTTGTTCATCCTTCAATTGTTGTAATTTGTAAAGCTCACTCTTCTCCGATGTGTCAAGGTGCCGAACCTAAGAGAATAAGGCGGTAAGCATGAAGCAGAAATCATTGGAGAACACATACAAAATAGAGAAACATAAAGCATGAAATAAGAAAGCAAACCTGATAGTGAAGTGTCAGATGCTCAACCGGAGAACTGACAGCCTCTCTGGATTTTGCACAGAGTCTTACAACCTAAGTAGAAGAATAGTGCAGATAGATTACTTTGCAGCATACATGAGGAACCAAATGCAATTAAGaagcatgttttattttttgttcaCATCCATCTTATCATTATTCTTCCGACCCCTACGTCACAGGACTCACAACTTAAGTCAAATGTTCGAGAAACCAGATGACACATCACTTTCCTGTTACCTATCAGGCAACTATGAATAGCTCTTCCAAGAAAAATGAAATACATTTAATCACTTTTGAGAAAACACATGAATAACTGACCATCTCCAGCTGGatagaaaaattcaaaaatatattaaaaaggcAAGCATGGAATTACAACAGCTAAGAAGCATCAGCCTTAATAAATAATGGCACTTGGTGAATTAAAAACTACCACAAGGCCACTTTAGAATATGGAAGTTTTTGTTTCCATCAAGTAGAAATTTTCAAACATAGAGCACCATGTAGAATTTCCCAAATAAAAAGCATGCAGCTAGACTATTCTAAGACACCAGCTTTCCTGAAGTTGCAACGACCTCCTTGTTCATAAGTTGAGAGAAAGACAGAATACCTTTAGACCAGTAGCACTTATCTTTTCAGCCAATTGATCCACAGCCACATTACTTGGTGCGCAGACCAACACCTTCataacaaagaaaaataaacatCCTTCAACGAATGATTATCCAAGTATGAGAAATACAAAATATCAGTGCCACAACTTTTACCTGTCCTTGGCCTTGTTTGGCCATGTGATACACAATAGCAGCAGAAGTAACCGTTTTCCCAGTGCCAGGGGGGCCTTGAATTAAACTTATGGGCTTTTGAAGGACGCTCTTTACAGCAAAAACCTAATGATCAATTAACATGAGTTGAAACATCAATAACAAAAACCCCTGAACAAGGAACTACAGACATGTCTCGTTGATCATCTAAAAAGATAACACTAGCTCAACTCCCCAGAACGACCAGCACCATACCAAGACTAAAGCATGAAAGAAAATAACGGCTTGTGTTTGGAAAGAAAGGAAAGAGGGTTAACATTTGAAGTAGAATATAACATCTGAAACAGAATACATTTACCCAGAGCTTCTAGTTCAGACGAACTTCGATGATTGAGGAAGAAGGTTCAAAGGCAATCAATGGAGGGAACAGACTACCACAAAACCCACAGAGAAAAAAGCACGACCCTACAAGAACAATGGTAAAACACAAGTATATAATACCTGAGATGCATTCAACTCTGGAAGACCTGGAGCGCCAAATCGACGAGGCAAAGTATTTCGAACCACCTGCATCTCGACTTCATGTCCCAACAAATGGTGATAAATATACCTGTACCAAGTTACAGACTTAAAATATCAAGCAACAAATTGAAAAGGAATACAATGCTTATAACTGTATGTAAAATTTAATGTATGTGAGGTAGATCCCTTTTTACAATTCAACAGACGCATCACCTCGCAATATTACAGAATTATCACAATCAACATGATGTATTATCTCAGATGGTCACCTAAAAAAGGCAATCGAACAAAAACATAATATGGTGAATTTATCATAATGCATCCTCCAATTTTTTAATCGGTACTATCTCCAGGGAAGTCGTATGTTAATTCAAATTGTCCAACTTTTATAAACCCAATGTAATAAGAGAATATAAGATGCAGAATATTGTCACATTGGCAACAGGAACAAGCGGGGTTAATTACTTGTTGAAAAACCATCTCGATTTAAAGAAGTTAGAGCTGAGAAAAATGATTAATGTACCAAGTAATTAGCGACAACCAAAAAAGTAAATGTAGCGAGTATTTTGAGGAGTTTTGCATTCTTTTTAGGCAGTGAACACCCAGTGCAACCCGTAACCTAATATTCTTAGCTACCCTACCCCCTAGCAAGAAAATTCTATGAACCCACTCAGAAATAACCTAAAGCTAAAAAGAGATTCAGATTAAAGTGAACCCACCCACTAACACTAGTCTCATCCACTGCAAAGGTTTTCATAGCACCCTGCATCCGATCAAAGCTTGTACTTTTCCAGACAAAATCAACGCTAAATCCATGAGTTATGTCGACAGGGACTCCCTGAAATTAATAGACAATATTAAGCCTGAAACCTGAATTGACAAAACTGAAACCATGCAGAACATAAATATAAAAGCCAATTTCACCTGACTTGCACGAAGCTCAAGTGCAACCTCTTCCTGTGCAGTCAACTTAATCTGAAAGCATACAGTAAAATTACAAGTGAACAATTCAATATATTACTGATTGGTTGCAAAGATATACTACAAGCAGTGTGGTAAGATTTATCGCAACATATAGCAAACAAACCAGACAGAAGTTATGTTTTCAGAGAGTAAAAAGGGAAGTACCACATGACCAACAGACTGCCAAGCAGGATGAGCAGCATCCCCTGAGTAACGTAGCCGCAACTCATCACCAGGTACCAGACGCAACTCATTGTCCTCCTAAAATAGCACCATATTTCAAACGATTACATCAGAAAACCACAAATATTAAAGAAATACAGACAAGTGACTTCCTCCAAATCACGGGTTCAAAGGCATGTGAATATATGAGGCGTGTGAAGACTAGAATACACTAAAGTTACACAAAGATCAAAGGCCACCTTTGGAAAAACAAAATATGCAACGCGCTTCTTGTTTAGACCGATATCCCACCGCACTGTGAGATTGTCCTTACTTTGGGATTCTTTCATCATCTGCAGGGcattcataataataataaatacatTAGATGAAGACAGAAAACGGAAAACGAACAAGAAAGTATTAGGTATATTAATACAGGACAAGATGAACAGGAAACCAAAAAACAGAACAACAAATGACAAAAGACTCACTTTATCATAATCAGCTTCAAGCTTGATAAGTGGGGCAAATACATTTTGATACTGCAAATAAACAAAAGTTACTGTCAGACATACGTATAACTTATTAAAAGAATACTCAAATAGTCAAATATATCTAGCATCTAAGAAGACACGCTAATCAATACTTAAATATAACTGTGAGAGCTTTTTGTCATGTCTAAATAACAGATTGCTATGGATGTCCCTCGAACAACACAAAagtaataatttaaattcatcataGTCATAGCCTCATAGCCTGTATAACAGATCAATGCCAAACACTAGTACCACCTTCCTAAAAGCTCTCGACACTTAAATTTGTGTCTAAAGTTTAAAAAACTGACCTTAATTGCCCGCTATTACATACATCAAGATCTTGTTAGATCTGATTTTGTCTCGatatattattttcaaaatatcaacttttttatattgatttttcatataaacttgaataaaattagcGGCCTAAGGAGTGCATTAGAGTCAGTGCAAACagaaagtgtaaagaactttcggGAGCAGTGTTAGTACAATGTTTAAGTACGATGAATAATTCGAATCCAGAATCCCCCCCCCCCTGCCCCACCACCACCCACCCGGccccaagaaaaaagaaaagaagaatctAGTTATACTGTCTTCCATGGGGAACAGGCGGAAAGGATCAAAAATAAAAACCTGGAAAGCATCTTCATATTTCAAAACCACAGGCTGAGGCTCATCATCTACACCAGGTTTCTCAAGATCCTCCAAAGATGCATCAGGGTTTGATTTCCATAGCTCTTCTATCTTGTTTATTTGCTGTGCACTGATTTGTCTGGCCCTTAGTTGCTCTTGTTCAGATGGAACCTGAAAAAGGAACCAGTTAATAAGTAAGGATATCTACAATCAAAATCCCTGTTAAACTTAATGCACCAAAATCACAGAATTCATAAGTCATATCAAGCAATACTTACCTTCACAAGCCATGGAAGGAAGCAACGATCATCAATAAGAGGACACCATTGACTCAAATCCCAATTCATGTCCTTCAATGCATTCACGCTCAAACAAGGTTCCCGACACAGAAGAACGACTACACTTTCGGTCTTGGCCGAAATAAATCCAAGTAGAAAAACATTACGGCAACCACAATTGTAACACTCAAGAATTGTTTCTCCCAGAGGACTATCTTTATGCAGACAAACTTCCTTGTGCTTGGCTCGAACCTGCAAAGCACCAGTTATTAAGAGCAGATTCAAAGAAAAGTTAATACAATGGGTCTAACATATGAAAAAAACAGTCTTTACAGCCGAGAAGATTTAGTCACTGAAAAGTAGTTGTCACAGCACTCATCTTACCTCTAAGGGGCACATAAACAGTAAACACGCACACCATATGGACAAGAATGCCACACTGTCAAGAACTCATATTTGAAATATTAAAGCAACTTCCCTAAGTGTTATGAAAAAGTAATGATAACAAAAGTTGAAGCAAACACAGTTGACCTGCATATAATAATAAACCAGAAAACAGTTATACATGACCTTTCCAAATAGGTCTACCCCACTATCACAGAAAGATACTTCACTGACTATAAGTAAGACTGTTAACTACAGATAGCTCAACTGTTAAGAATGTCAACTTCATACCAATATACATTTGTACAAACAACAAAGGTTCTTACTCTTACCTATCCAACAATTATAAGATACCATATACACAAACCTGAAGAGGCAGAATGAGTTCAAAATTATTCTACTCTCTTCCTTTAAAATCATGCACATTCCCTCCAAGTTTTCTAAAACCAAATAAAAGACGTCCAACAGTTAAGTATTCACCCTAAGTAGGGAAAAACCACGATTTATATCTGCACCAACACAAGTATTAAATTGATGACATGCCAaggaaaaatcaaaaggaaacacGGTGCAAGGCAAGTAATGAGGAGTGTGCACCGCAATGTATAAGACCACCTAGCAATCCCAGCTAATCTAGGAATACGAAGGATGCTCCATGATTCTCATGTACAAGTGACAAACGGGTCAAGTAAGTTCATGTTGAGGAGAACTACAATTTGGTATTTGTTGTGTAAATTAGGTCGGGTCAGTTCAATTACGGGTTCTATTGAAAATTAGTTACTCGTGGTCGTGGGAAACAAATACCATATTGCTATATTAGACTCTGGTCGGGATTCCAATTCTACGAAGTATCAAGTTGCAACGTCCACAGGACACCAACGCCGGTCACTCGATACTAGATCAGTAAATTCCCCTACCCCCCTTCTAATTGGCAATTTCCCATCAATGCATAATAGAGCTTAATTTCATTTTTACCATCAACAATCAAGTTAAACACAAAT
This Spinacia oleracea cultivar Varoflay chromosome 6, BTI_SOV_V1, whole genome shotgun sequence DNA region includes the following protein-coding sequences:
- the LOC110781662 gene encoding regulator of nonsense transcripts 1 homolog, with amino-acid sequence MDSNANNLYETASQPDTGNDDAYTFLEFNTQAGGDDDDDVNFAYPQFNELSQPIRASASPSSSSSAWPTPSDSIVAPEIKESHQPPESHSSSSGGPTKGRGGGGGGGQGVASVVDSLAAGMSGLNFEETAGDEDGFVDQFGKGVGDFSEHACRYCGVQNPACVVRCNVPSCRKWFCNSRGNTSGSHIVNHLVRAKHKEVCLHKDSPLGETILECYNCGCRNVFLLGFISAKTESVVVLLCREPCLSVNALKDMNWDLSQWCPLIDDRCFLPWLVKVPSEQEQLRARQISAQQINKIEELWKSNPDASLEDLEKPGVDDEPQPVVLKYEDAFQYQNVFAPLIKLEADYDKMMKESQSKDNLTVRWDIGLNKKRVAYFVFPKEDNELRLVPGDELRLRYSGDAAHPAWQSVGHVIKLTAQEEVALELRASQGVPVDITHGFSVDFVWKSTSFDRMQGAMKTFAVDETSVSGYIYHHLLGHEVEMQVVRNTLPRRFGAPGLPELNASQVFAVKSVLQKPISLIQGPPGTGKTVTSAAIVYHMAKQGQGQVLVCAPSNVAVDQLAEKISATGLKVVRLCAKSREAVSSPVEHLTLHYQVRHLDTSEKSELYKLQQLKDEQGELSSSDEKKYKALKRATEREIAQSADVICCTCVGAGDPRLSNFRFRQVLIDESTQATEPECLIPLVLGAKQVVLVGDHCQLGPVIMCKKAARAGLAQSLFERLVLLGVKPIRLQVQYRMHPALSEFPSNSFYEGTLQNGVTVNERQSTGIDFPWPVPNRPMFFYVQMGQEEISASGTSYLNRTEAANVEKIVTSFLRSGVVPSQIGVITPYEGQRAYIVNYMSRNGALRQQLYKEIEVASVDSFQGREKDYIILSCVRSNEHQGIGFLNDPRRLNVALTRARYGIVILGNPKVLSKQPLWNGLLTHYKEHECLVEGPLSNLKQSMVQFQKPKKIYNDRRLFYGAAAGVVPSDNVTPGSTTGASGDRRGSRGRGYMPPGAPNGTHKPAVHPSGFPMTRVPIPPYHGAPPSQPYAIPSRGAVHGPVGAVPQVPQPGNRGFGAGRGSSAPIGSHLPHQQGSQQPVGNIGPSFNFPLDSPNGQPSVGGPLSQPGFVSNMPVQGPSQSFRDGFSMGGMSQDFLGDDFKSQGSHVAYNIPEFSTQASQSGYSVDYATQGAQSGFPGSFLNQNSQAGYSRFGSGSDFMSQDYMAHGSQGLFTQVGFSDPSQDDTSQGHFGVGNMNPLQSQGLMNPLYSQPFTHYNSQPLNLQNTQHQQPQPQSQQQAAQQGLSSQNQKAAHYSG